The window TGTTTGCAACTGAGACTCCGTTTTTAATGATACGTGGAAACCATGAAACCAGAGGGAAATATGCCCGGCAACTTAAAGGATATTTTACTTATCCTGACCATGATGAGTATTATTTCTCATTCAGGCAGGGGCCGGTTCATTTTATAGTATTGGATTCCGGTGAAGACAAAGAAGATGAGCATCCTGAATATGGAGGAATAGTCAACTTTGACGAATTTCGGGAAGAACAGGCCCGATGGTTAGAAAATGAAGTTTCAAAAAGCGAATTTTCAGATTGTAAATATAAGGTAGTGATTATGCATATTCCTCCATTTTACTCTGGTAACGGGCATGGGACGATGCATTGCAGAAAGTTGTTTCATCCCGTTTTCGAGAGACACAATATAGCTATGGTTATTTCCGGGCATACACATGCGTATGGGATCCATCCTCCAACAACCGAGCATAGTTATCCGATTATTATAGGTGGAGGGCCACAAAAAGGCAATAGGACTTTAATTCACCTGAAAGCAAATTTTGAAAACCTGGAAACTGAAATGATTAAAGACGACGGATCGATTATAGGAAGATATACAGTTTAACAAGAAATAGAATTAAAGGCATGGCAACAGATTATTTTTAAAGCATTATGGTAAAAGTTTTTATGATCAAAAATAATGTTTATTGGCTTTTGTTGATAGCATTTTCAGCCTCTGGAATTTTAAATGCCCAGGAGAAAATAACTGTAATGAGTTATAATGTAAGATATGATGAGGCTGTATTTAATGAAGGGAAATTAAAGGAAAACGACTGGGTAAACCGTAAAGATGCCCAGATAAAATTATTAGCTTATTTTAATCCTGATATTATAGGGATGCAAGAGCCTTTTTTACATCAGGTTAAGTACTTTGAACATCATTTATCTAAATATGATTGGATAGGCAACGGACGTGAAGATGGTAAAGTGAAAGGGGAATACAATCCTGTATTTTACAATAGAGAACGCTTTGAATTAATAGAAAGCGGTACGTTTTGGCTTTCTGAAACTCCCTGTCAAATCAGTAAATCTTGGGATGCCGGTTACACAAGAATATGTACATGGGGATTATTTGAGTCAAGGGAAACTCAAGACCAATTCTATGTGTTCAATACACATTTTGATAGTACAGGTGCTAATGCCCGATACCATAGTGCTCAATTAATAAATAAAAAGGTTAAAGAATTTACAAACGGCAAGCCTGTAATAATAACCGGCGACTTTAATTTTAATCCGGAGAGTTCTGCCTATGAGCAACTAACCTCTAATGGATTATCTGATTCAAGAATTGTCAGTAAGAGTATCCCTTATGGGCCTAAAGCAACTTTTAATGCATTTCAATACCATGAAATACCAAAGGAACGAATAGATTATGTTTTTGTCGGAAACAACATTGAGGTATTGTCATATTCGGTATTGAATAATAGTTATAATTTAAAATTCCCATCAGATCATTTTCCTGTATTGATAAAGGTTCAATTATAAAAATAATAATAATGATTAAAACTTACTCACTGGTTGTAAATACCGTATTGTGTATTGTAGCAACGTTTTCGGTGTTAGTCATAAACGGGCAAAACAAAGTTTATGAGATAGATGCCAGCAATGATCAAAATAATTTAACGACTCCTCCTTATAAAATAATACCACATCCAAATGCCATAAACCAATTTGGAGCAAATAATCAGTATTTTCTTAAAGATGGAAAGCCCTGGATGCCTATAATGGGAGAGTTCCATTACGTACGATATCCCGAAAAATATTGGGAAGAAGAAATAGTTAAAATGAAAAGTGCCGGCCTCTCGATCGTTGCAACATACGTATTCTGGAATGCGCATGAATACCCCAAGGGAAGATGGGATTGGTCTGGTGATAAGAACCTGAAGAAATTTATCAAATTATGTGAAAAACATCAAATGTACGTTTGGCTTAGAATTGGACCATGGAGTCATGGCGAACAATTATACGGAGGGCATCCGGAGTGGATTCATAATATGCGAGGAAAGCGAAGTAATTCTCCGGAATATTTAAATGAAGCAGAAC of the Zhouia spongiae genome contains:
- a CDS encoding endonuclease/exonuclease/phosphatase family protein gives rise to the protein MIKNNVYWLLLIAFSASGILNAQEKITVMSYNVRYDEAVFNEGKLKENDWVNRKDAQIKLLAYFNPDIIGMQEPFLHQVKYFEHHLSKYDWIGNGREDGKVKGEYNPVFYNRERFELIESGTFWLSETPCQISKSWDAGYTRICTWGLFESRETQDQFYVFNTHFDSTGANARYHSAQLINKKVKEFTNGKPVIITGDFNFNPESSAYEQLTSNGLSDSRIVSKSIPYGPKATFNAFQYHEIPKERIDYVFVGNNIEVLSYSVLNNSYNLKFPSDHFPVLIKVQL